The genomic window CTCAACATGATCAACCGCTCGATGGGCAACGGCGACCTGTACCCGTTCGTGATCCCCGAGCGGGTGCTCGACAAGCTGGAGTTCGCGGCCTCGCTGCGCGGGAGCGCGCTCGGGCGCACCGCCGGCTCAGGCGCCTGACCGCACCCAGGCGCCCTCGGCGCAGGAGTAGAAGCCCGTCGTCGTGGTGTCGATGTAGATGCTGCCCTCGGGTGCGCACGCCTCGTCGGCCGGGGGCGGCGTGGTGCCGAGCAGTACCTGCGTGCCGTCGGCACCCGGAGCACCCTGCTCACCGGTCGCGCCCTGCTCGCCCTGCGCGCCCTGCTCGCCCTGCTCACCGGTCGCGCCCTGTTCGCCGGCCGCGCCCTGCTCGCCCTGTTCGCCCTGCGGCCCGGTCAGGTGGTCGACCGCCACGGTGCGGAGATTGCCCACCGAGACCCACGCGCCGTCGCGGTGCACGTAGAGGTTCGCCGACTCGATGTCGATGAACACCTCGCCCTCGGTGCCGTACTCGGCCGACGGCGTCCCGACGCCCGCCCTGACGTCCGAGCCGGCGGGCAGCACCTCGCTCTCGGTGGGGGCGTCGGCGTCGGCCTCGAGGTCGTCGTCGGGCGATGCCTCG from Agromyces sp. LHK192 includes these protein-coding regions:
- a CDS encoding collagen-like protein; protein product: METTSERSTPAVVTVPMLIWAGVAIVVLAFVAAFLGAWLAPTGDPDASGTVVASPTPEASPDDDLEADADAPTESEVLPAGSDVRAGVGTPSAEYGTEGEVFIDIESANLYVHRDGAWVSVGNLRTVAVDHLTGPQGEQGEQGAAGEQGATGEQGEQGAQGEQGATGEQGAPGADGTQVLLGTTPPPADEACAPEGSIYIDTTTTGFYSCAEGAWVRSGA